In Gouania willdenowi chromosome 24, fGouWil2.1, whole genome shotgun sequence, a single window of DNA contains:
- the LOC114457890 gene encoding syntaxin-11-like, with protein MRDMLEKLQNVNEEREDSQSESEYDDNVPVLHQAVLFETSSAIDDVLKEAHSIRKEISLLHLEVERLTAQNERYGTSVRRFSLLKKDSDSIGREIQQRGEALYFRLQALGKESRSLEEKEGPNTAVSRISRVQYDTLSRAFHQVMNDYSKAEEMQRDKCRQRIQRQASILGTQITDEQLDVLVDKGGEGWMELSQSLQPSAAHSSHWALNEIKGRHKELVELEARMKEVHELFLHMALLVEDQGQLLNNIEAHVCGSQDYIENFNVHVKRALRYKRKNPFLQCCPCLPCWKHNQLV; from the coding sequence ATGCGGGACATGCTGGAGAAGCTGCAGAACGTGAACGAGGAACGGGAGGACTCGCAGTCCGAGTCGGAATATGACGACAACGTGCCGGTCCTCCATCAGGCCGTGTTGTTTGAGACGTCGTCTGCTATCGATGACGTCCTGAAGGAGGCCCACTCCATACGTAAGGAGATATCCTTGCTCCACCTGGAGGTAGAACGTCTCACTGCACAGAACGAGCGCTACGGGACCTCAGTGCGCAGATTCAGTCTCCTCAAAAAGGACTCGGACTCCATCGGCAGAGAGATCCAGCAACGAGGCGAGGCTTTGTATTTCCGGTTACAGGCTCTGGGTAAGGAGAGTCGCTCTCTAGAGGAGAAGGAAGGCCCCAACACCGCCGTTAGCCGTATATCGCGCGTCCAGTACGACACGCTGAGCCGCGCCTTCCACCAGGTCATGAACGACTACAGCAAAGCGGAGGAGATGCAGAGGGACAAGTGTCGACAGAGGATCCAGCGGCAGGCCTCCATCCTGGGCACACAGATCACCGACGAGCAGCTGGACGTGTTGGTGGACAAAGGCGGCGAGGGGTGGATGGAGCTCTCCCAGAGCCTTCAGCCTTCGGCCGCCCACTCGTCCCACTGGGCCCTGAACGAGATCAAGGGCCGACACAAGGAGCTGGTGGAGCTGGAGGCCAGGATGAAGGAGGTGCACGAGCTGTTCCTGCACATGGCTCTGCTCGTGGAGGACCAGGGACAACTCCTCAATAACATCGAAGCACATGTGTGCGGCAGCCAGGATTATATCGAAAACTTCAACGTTCACGTTAAACGGGCCCTACGGTACAAGAGGAAAAACCCGTTTTTGCAATGTTGTCCTTGTTTACCGTGTTGGAAACACAACCAACTTGTTTAG